A window of Hevea brasiliensis isolate MT/VB/25A 57/8 chromosome 14, ASM3005281v1, whole genome shotgun sequence contains these coding sequences:
- the LOC110667781 gene encoding probable mediator of RNA polymerase II transcription subunit 26c: protein MDIDDFRWILEITGVDVWTFIDTAILVASLDFGADLKQRRDKIVEMLCALSSPGRCRSMGRISDGHEMRENRNEAKGGDGCRSGSIYGDEHEENDDELDPFAGLFDDKQKKILEIIQHLENPDQSQDSLVDLLQTLADMDMTFEALKDTGIGRHVSSLRKHSSDDVRRLVKQLVRKWREIVDEWLRLNPQEEQASSTLTADGNSPQQKISRNQVPDIAYSPNTHKESSDSDKKTCEPEGKPKPVPRKEAPRRPTHQSVSVSHNVQRQREQQQQREREVDYERLASASKRLQENYKEALNAKKQRTIQVIDIHDIPKPKIAFFAKNKGGGSLGRRY, encoded by the coding sequence ATGGATATAGATGATTTTCGATGGATTCTGGAGATTACGGGTGTTGACGTCTGGACTTTTATTGACACTGCGATATTGGTGGCTTCGTTGGATTTCGGGGCTGACTTGAAGCAGCGGAGAGATAAGATTGTTGAAATGCTATGCGCATTGAGCTCGCCTGGTCGATGTAGGAGTATGGGCAGGATTAGTGATGGGCATGAAATGAGAGAAAACAGAAATGAAGCCAAAGGTGGAGATGGATGTCGAAGTGGGTCGATTTATGGAGATGAACATGAAGAAAACGATGATGAATTGGATCCATTTGCGGGATTGTTCGACGATAAGCAGAAGAAGATTTTGGAGATTATACAACATCTTGAAAATCCTGATCAGTCTCAAGATTCTCTGGTTGATTTGCTTCAAACTTTAGCAGATATGGATATGACCTTCGAGGCACTCAAGGACACTGGCATTGGAAGACATGTCAGTAGTTTGAGAAAGCATTCATCCGATGATGTTCGGAGATTAGTGAAGCAACTTGTCAGGAAATGGAGAGAAATTGTAGATGAATGGTTGAGGCTAAATCCTCAAGAAGAGCAAGCATCCTCTACTCTAACGGCTGATGGGAACTCCCCACAGCAGAAAATTTCCCGGAACCAGGTTCCTGATATTGCATACTCTCCAAATACTCACAAAGAGAGTTCTGATTCAGACAAGAAAACTTGTGAACCAGAAGGAAAGCCAAAACCGGTTCCTCGAAAAGAAGCTCCTCGTAGACCTACCCATCAATCAGTTTCTGTTTCTCACAATGTGCAGAGACAGAGAGAGCAGCAGCAGCAAAGAGAGAGAGAAGTTGATTATGAGAGGCTGGCCTCTGCAAGCAAGAGGCTTCAAGAGAATTACAAAGAAGCCTTAAATGCCAAGAAGCAAAGAACAATTCAAGTGATAGACATACATGATATTCCAAAACCCAAGATTGCCTTTTTTGCAAAGAACAAAGGTGGTGGTTCTCTGGGGCGGCGCTACTGA